DNA from Rhizobacter sp. J219:
GACCTTGCCGTAGTGGTTTTTCGGCAGGGTGTCGAGCAGGTGGTACTCCTTGGGGCGCTTGAAGCGCGCGATGTGATCGCGGCACACCTCGTCGAGCACCAGCGGCTCCAGCTCGACGCCCGCACGGGGCACGACGAAGGCCACCACCACTTCGCCCCAGTCGGCATCGGGCCGGCCGACCACCGAGACCTCGGCCACGCCGGGGTGGCGCAGCAGCGCCTCTTCGACCTCGCGCGGGTAGATGTTGGAGCCGCCGCTGATGATCACGTCCTTCGAGCGGTCGCGCAGGGTGAGGTAGCCATGCTCGTCGAGGCTGCCCATGTCGCCGGTGAAGAGCCAGCCGTCGCGAAGCGTGTTGGCGGTGGCGGCATCGTCGCGCCAGTAGCCGGCCATCACCGAGTCGCCGCGCACCACCACCTCGCCGGTCTCGCCGATGGGCAGCTCGCGGCCTTGCGCGTCGGTCACGCGCACCTCCACCGCCGACATCGCCACGCCCACCGAGCCGAGACGTTCGACGTGCCGTGGATGCTGCACGTCGGTGATCTGCCGGCGCGACAAGGCGGTGATGGTCATCGGGCTCTCGCCCTGGCCGTAGATCTGCACGAAGCGCGGGCCCATCACGCGCATCGCGCGCTGGATGTCTTCCACGTACATCGGGCCGCCTCCGTAGACGATGGTCTTGAGGCCGGTGCCGCCTTGACCATGATCCAGGCCCTGCGCCACGGCCTGGTCGACGAGGCGCTTCACCATCGTCGGCGCCGCAAACATCGAGACGCTGCCGAAGTGGCGGCCGAGCTGCAGCACCTCGGCCGCATCGAATCCGCGCGAGGCCGGCACCACGTGGCGCGCGCCGGCCAGCACATGCGGCAGGCTGTAGAGGCCGGCACCGTGCGACATGGGAGCGGCGTAGAGCGCCGTGTCGTCGGGGAGCACCGTGTCGACGTCGCTGAAGTAGCACAGCGACATCGTCATCAGGTTGCGGTGCGTGATCATC
Protein-coding regions in this window:
- a CDS encoding AMP-binding protein translates to MNLAYLLLRSARSAGDRPAVYLGTELLFDYATLATRAAALGQAVTQRYALQPGDRVGLFMSNHPTVLEILFGCWWAGLVVVPMNPKLHPREADYILAHSQASLVFTTDDIGPALAALEAPTSALHALVSVEQPEYAQLLQAEPLAAPVERAPGDLAWLFYTSGTTGRPKGVMITHRNLMTMSLCYFSDVDTVLPDDTALYAAPMSHGAGLYSLPHVLAGARHVVPASRGFDAAEVLQLGRHFGSVSMFAAPTMVKRLVDQAVAQGLDHGQGGTGLKTIVYGGGPMYVEDIQRAMRVMGPRFVQIYGQGESPMTITALSRRQITDVQHPRHVERLGSVGVAMSAVEVRVTDAQGRELPIGETGEVVVRGDSVMAGYWRDDAATANTLRDGWLFTGDMGSLDEHGYLTLRDRSKDVIISGGSNIYPREVEEALLRHPGVAEVSVVGRPDADWGEVVVAFVVPRAGVELEPLVLDEVCRDHIARFKRPKEYHLLDTLPKNHYGKVLKTELRARLAALPR